Proteins co-encoded in one Solea senegalensis isolate Sse05_10M linkage group LG8, IFAPA_SoseM_1, whole genome shotgun sequence genomic window:
- the golim4a gene encoding Golgi integral membrane protein 4a, with product MGNGVCSRRQRRIFQCLMLLTVVCGMMYGGLMSYEMHKQLRRTEAMALKYQQHQESLSAQLQVVYEHRSRLEKSLQKERLEHKKAKEDYLVYKLEAQQSLTKEKQESGSRLNSLQVQHQMLKNQHDDLKKQYYELQDQHHAEGEDHGRLLDEHKDRYIKLQQMKEVEISQLKESVYNLREENKHLRKAHHDIHVQLQDVQIQHQDLKATHDQLALTIQDHKSALAAAQVQVDEYKRLKESLNRTPIQNPAPQQLQAGAAVVPKPHVHEDQNAIVEQPHKEQPAYVDHRDTINHPVVVVHPQSEIKSHPTESHHTMSQKEEDDGEGEAERRRELAEEEMAQAGQPQKLEEDPDQPQDEEEGGEEPEQEQPDENELDRQRRQPQPDPHSELHQDTQLQHEAHAQVERAKSAYEQQQEQQRLEAQRAEERKQIHMRQEALHAQREMVVKEREQKLKEEQEREQQHHREADRREQQLREEHQRKKTEYENMDNDIVQGEEDGHNDDEEERDAHMLHEEEDKQETDHRVPSHQQNAVDGELDPEDDPNNQGEDEFEEAEDDQQQQQQHTVAEDEEEVVEEEDEPAAPAQHIDTHPVHEQPAVEEELVMAGNPDQQEDTLDDQYQEEVEDEAQEDISDVQKRALEGEEEGEDPYNEENIDQEEVKIQEEARNAGDHRKYTHNNEEENYEEEEEEEVEEDAAAQGKGTNRRAEM from the exons ATGGGTAACGGGGTGTGTTCCCGTAGGCAGCGGCGGATCTTTCAGTGTCTTATGCTGCTCACCGTGGTGTGCGGGATGATGTACGGGGGCTTGATGTCCTACGAGATGCATAAACAGCTCAGGAGGACGGAGGCGATGGCACTGAAGTACCAGCAACACCAGGAATCCCTGTCGGCGCAGCTCCAAG TGGTGTATGAGCATCGCTCCAGGTTGGAGAAGTCTCTGCAGAAGGAGAGGTTAGAGCACAAAAAAGCCAAAGAAG ATTATCTGGTTTATAAACTGGAAGCACAACAGTCACTGACCAAGGAGAAG caaGAATCCGGCAGCAGATTAAATTCTCTACAAGTGCAACACCAGATGTTAAAG AACCAGCACGATGACCTGAAGAAGCAGTATTATGAGCTACAGGATCAGCACCACGCAGAGGGCGAGGATCACGGCCGGCTGCTGGATGAGCACAAAGACCGTTACATTAAGCTGCAACAAATGAAAGAGGTGGAAATCTCCCAACTTAAAG AGAGTGTTTATAATCTGcgagaggaaaataaacacctgAGGAAAGCCCACCATGACATTCATGTGCAGCTTCAGGATGTGCAg ATTCAGCATCAGGACCTGAAGGCCACGCATGACCAGTTGGCACTGACGATACAAGACCACAAGAGTGCGCTGGCTGCAGCCCAG GTGCAGGTGGATGAGTACAAGCGGCTAAAGGAGTCCCTCAACAGGACTCCCATCCAAAACCCTGCTCCACAGCAACTGCAAGCAGGTGCTGCTGTAGTTCCCAAACCCCATGTTCATGAAGACCAGAATGCCATAGTAGAACAACCACATAAGGAACAGCCAGCATATGTAGATCACCGGGACACG atcAACCACCCTGTGGTAGTGGTGCATCCCCAGTCTGAAATAAAGTCCCATCCCACTGAATCTCACCACACCATGTCgcagaaagaggaggatgacggagagggagaggcggagagaaggagggagctggcagaggaggagatggcTCAGGCAGGGCAGCCTCAGAAGCTCGAAGAGGATCCTGACCAACCACAGGacgaggaggaaggaggagaggagccaGAACAGGAACAGCCAGATGAGAATGAACTGGATCGACAGCGACGTCAGCCACAACCG GATCCCCATTCAGAGCTGCATCAGGACACCCAGCTGCAGCATGAGGCACACGCCCAGGTGGAGCGTGCGAAGTCGGCCtacgagcagcagcaggagcaacaGCGTCTGGAGGCTCAGAGGGCCGAAGAGCGTAAGCAGATTCACATGCGACAGGAGGCTCTGCATGCCCAGAGGGAGATGGTGGTAAAGGAGAGGGAGCAGAAGctgaaggaggagcaggaaagagaACAGCAGCACCACAGGGAGGCCGACAGACGGGAGCAGCAGCTGAGGGAGGAGCACCAAAG GAAGAAAACGGAGTATGAGAACATGGACAATGATATTGTTCAAGGAGAAGAGGATGGTCACAATGACGATGAAGAAG agagAGATGCTCACATGCTAcatgaggaagaagacaaacaagAGACCGATCACAGAGTGCCATCACATCAACAG AATGCTGTAGACGGTGAACTGGACCCCGAAGACGACCCCAACAACCAGGGTGAGGATGAGTTTGAGGAGGCCGAGgatgatcagcagcagcagcagcagcacacagttgCAGAAGACGAAGAGGAGGTAGTcgaggaggaagatgagcctGCAGCACCAGCACAGCACATAGACACACATCCTGTCCACGAACAGcctgctgtggaggaggaacTGGTG atGGCTGGAAACCCAGATCAACAGGAGGACACACTGGATGACCAGTATCAGGAGGAAGTAGAGGACGAG GCTCAGGAGGACATATCTGATGTGCAAAAGAGAGCGCttgagggggaggaggaaggagaggatcCATATAATGAGGAGAACATAGATCAG GAAGAAGTAAAAATCCAGGAGGAAGCAAGAAATGCAGGGGAccacagaaaatacacacacaataatgagGAGGAGAATtacgaggaggaagaagaagaggaggtggaggaagacgCGGCTGCTCAAGGCAAGGGGACCAACCGAAGGGCAGAGATGTAG
- the LOC122772940 gene encoding lysosomal amino acid transporter 1 homolog, translated as MTEPAGRSAPAARFPSIRMDMTSSNYTAAQLSRPLCVNGTQWILYLLEECVDNVWEYCSVVIGLVSMFCFLLSTFPQVYEAYRNGKVEQAMSFGFLLFLFSGDMTSFAGCYLTSQLPIQLVTVVFYIFTDLILISQFLYYKIKNSSTRKSPVLKWLCFTWCAAGTLVLLALPKLIIDNSITLDSQNPSTSKSIEFTGYVCGYLASVFYLCSRFPQLYKNFQRQSTEGTSYLLFALAMMGNGTYGLSVIVVLPALRGSKQTFIIKHLAWLIGSLGVLILDFLVTAQFIMYRKNKSAKSKALLSVPEVEPLLCEEEEFSV; from the exons ATGACAGAGCCAGCCGGCAGGTCTGCCCCTGCTGCACGCTTCCCCAGCATTAGAATGGACATGACCTCATCCAACTACACTGCTGCACAGCTGAGCAGGCCgctgtgtgtgaatgggacGCAGTGGATCCTTTACCTACTGGAGGAGTGTGTGGACAACGTGTGGGAGTACTGCAGCGTGGTGATAGGACTCGTAtccatgttttgtttcctgctgTCCACTTTTCC GCAGGTCTATGAGGCCTATCGAAATGGCAAAGTGGAGCAGGCCATGTCTTTTGGCTTTCTTTTATTCCTCTTTAGTGGAGACATGACCAGCTTTGCAGGGTGCTACCTCACTAGCCAGCTGCCCATTCAg CTAGTCACCGTAGTGTTCTACATCTTCACAGACCTGATCCTCATCTCCCAATTTCTCTACTATAAGATCAAGAACAGCTCCACTCGAA AGAGCCCTGTGTTGAAGTGGCTGTGCTTCACGTGGTGTGCCGCTGGTACACTGGTCCTCCTGGCTTTACCCAAGCTCATCATTGACAATAGTATAACTTTAGACAGTCAG AATCCATCTACCTCTAAGTCGATTGAATTCACTGGCTATGTGTGTGGATACCTGGCGTCTGTCTTCTACCTCTGCTCCCGTTTCCCCCAGCTCTATAAAAAT TTCCAGCGACAATCCACAGAGGGGACCTCTTATCTTTTGTTTGCCCTGGCCATGATGGGCAATGGGACGTATGGGCTGAGTGTCATTGTCGTCCTACCTGCACTGAGAGGCTCCAAACAGACGTTCATCATCAAACATCTGGCCTGGCTCATCGGTAGCCTGGGTGTCCTCATACTTGACTTCCTT GTCACTGCCCAGTTCATCATGTACAGAAAAAACAAGTCCGCCAAAAGCAAAGCGCTACTCAGCGTCCCAGAGGTGGAACCTCTcctgtgtgaggaagaggaattCTCAGTGTAA